In the Streptomyces sp. 3214.6 genome, GTCGTTCGCCTCATGGGCCTCGCTTGCCTCGCCCGCCTCGTTCGCCTCATGGGCCTCGTTCGCCTCGGCAGAGGTCTCTTCCGGGGCGTCCTGCTTCGCCTCGTCGCTCTCCGCGACCTCGTTCCGCGGAGCCGGGATGGCCTCGTCAGCCGTGTGGGGGGCGACCGCGCGCGCGTGCTCGTCGGCCGCCTCGGGCTTCCCCTGCGCCTCGTCCTCCTGCGCGGCCTCCGCCTCGCCACCGCCGGCGGTGACCTCCACGGAGGTCGTCCGCGCGGGCTCCTCCTCGGCGTGGTCCTCGCTCTTCGCGGGCTTGGCGGAGTCGGTGTCGAACCGGGCCAGCGCCACCTGCGCCCGCAGGAACAGCTTCGATCCCTCGGGGGAGAAGACCGCCGGGGCCTTCGGCTCCTCCTCGGCCGACTCCCCGGACTCCGCCGACTCGACGGACTCACCGGACTCGACCGCCTCCGGGGTCTCCTGGGTCTCCTCGACCCTCTCGGCCTTCTCGGCCTCCTGCGCCTCGGTGTCCGTCTCGACGGCGGCCTCGCCCTCAGTGGCCTCGATGTCCCGCGCGGTGGGCGTACCGGTCGGCTCGGCGTCCTGCGCCGTGCGCGCGGCAGGCAGTGCGGGCGAGGGAGCCGCTTCTATCTCGAGCAGCCGACGACCCTCCAGGGCGCTGGCGCGCTCGGTCTCCGCGGTGGCGTAGCGGCGCAGCAGCGCGGCGTGCTCGTTGCGCAGGCCGGCCAGTTCGGCGCGCTTGGACCGCAGCCGCTGCTCCAGCTTGACGCGCAGCTCACGCGATTCGTCGAGGTCGCTCTCCAGTTCGGCGACGCGTTCCTCGTAGCGCCATTCGTCACCGGCACGCGCGCGCGTGAGGTCGGCGACCTGCTTGCCCGCCTGCATGTCCCAGCGGCGCATCACGACCGCGCCGACGATCGCCGTCGCCGCGGCGGCCGCGGCCAGACCCCGGAGCACCGTCGGCTCCGTGAACACCCAGGGGCCTAGGGCGCAGAGAAGGGAGACGCTTGCGATCGCCGAGGGAGGCAGCAGCCTGTGCAAAGGTGGGGAATGGCGGTGACGTCCACGTGGCATGGCCAGAAACTTACCGCGCGTAGGCGAATGTTGGCGCCCCGCCCCGCAAAAACACAGCCATACCGAAGTCTTCACAGGGCATCAGCAAACAGCGCTGGCGTCGAATTCGACGGGAAGCAAGATCATTTCTGGTCGGAGCCGCCGAAGGGTGCGCTGTCACCGGTCGCCCAGCCGCCCGCTGATCCACTGCAGCACCGGCGGAATCTCCCGCCGCCAGGTGTTGAAGTTGTGCCCGCCGCTGTCCAGAACGATCGACGAGATCCGGGTTTTGCCCGTGCCCTTCGCCAGCGCTATGAACTTCATCGTGGCCTTGTAGTTGGATTCTCCAACCTTGCTGGTGGTGACGAGCAGCGAGGTATTCGGACCGGGACGGTTCTTCAGATACCAGAGCAAATCCGCCTCGTTGCGCAGCGTCTTGTTTCCGTGGAAGAGATCACCCGTGGTCGGGTCGATCGGCGCCTTGTAGTACGCCGAAAGGCCCACACCGGCCGCGTAGACCTCCGGGTGGTGCATCGCCAGCTTCAGGGCGCAGTAGCCGCCCGTGGAGTCGCCGATGATCCCCCAGTTGCCGGGCTTCTTGCCCACCCTGTAGTGGGCCGTCACGGCGTCCGGCAGGTCCTTCGCGAAGAACGACTCGGTCTGCGGCCCGCCCGGGATGTCCACGCACTCCGTGTCCCGCGGCGGCGCGACCGTCGGCCGCAGCATCACCAGGATCATCGGCTGCATCCGCCCGTCCTTGGCGAGCTCCCGCGCGGTGCTCGGGTAGTGCAACTTGTTGACGAGCGCCTCCGCCGTACCGGGGTACCCCGTCAGGATGACGGCCGCGGGGAACGTACGCGTGCGGTACGCCGGGTCGAAGTACTCCGGCGGCAGATACACATACGCGGTCGTGGCTATGTGCGTCGTCCTCCCGTTGACGGCGACCTTCTGGACCTGCCCGCCCACCTGCGGCCGCCCGCTGCCCCCGCCGTCCACGCGCCGTGTGTCGACGACCTGCAGCGGCCCCGCCGGGCCCCCGTCCGCCGCATGGTCGACGACCACGCCCTGGTCGGTCTCCTTGCCGAAGAGGTCCGCCCAGCTGGCGTAGAAGCCGAAGGCCTGGTTGGCGGAGAGCCCGACCGACGCGAACAGCGCCAACTGGGTGGCGAGCAGCAGGCCGACGCGGCCGCTGACGGCCCGCCAGCTGCGCCGGGCCAGGCGCGGCCACAGCCATACCGTGCCGACGAACAGCGAGAGGGCGAACAGCACTGACAACAGCAGCACTTTGTTGCTCGTGAGACCCACGGTGGTTTCCTGCCTGCTCTCCGTCGGGGAACACGCCCGTCCCCCCGGCTCCTTCGCGAGGGCTTGTCCCAGACTTTCCTTGGTCTTTTCAGTGGCTTTGAGGAGACGAGTGAACCTCTTAGCCCAAGACACCGTCCTAGAGGGCGCAATGTCGCCGGATGCCCGAATCGGCACCGGGTTCAAGGTCTCTCGCGGAACTACGGGATGCGATGTCTGTCACGGAAGATGGGGAAATGTCGGGCGGGGTTCCGCACCGATCAAGCCGGGTGCGGCAGATAGTGCGAGGTCCGCGCCCCGAGTCCGTACCTGCCCTCGTCGGCAGAGCGTGTGCCCTCGTGGGTCTGCTGGACGTCGCCGCGGGTGTCTTCCCGCGGTTCCGGCACAGCCGTATGCACACCTTCGCCGAGGTGCTGCCGGGTTCCTTCGGGCCCTTCGTGGCCGCGCTGTCGCTGAGCGCCGGCGTCCTGCTGCTGCTGCTCGCCCACGGCCTCAAGCGCGGCAAGCGGCGCGCCTGGCGTGCGGCGGTGGTGCTGCTTCCGGCGGGCGCGGTCGCACAGTTCGTGTACCGGCACTCGATCGTGGGCGCGCTCATCTCGGTCGCGCTCCTGGTGCCGCTGCTGGTGCACCGCGACCAGTTCGCGGCGCTGCCCGATCCGCGCAGCCGCTGGCGCGCGCTGGCCAACTTCGTCCTCATGGGAGCGGGCTCCCTCGGTCTGGGGCTGGTCATCGTCAGCGTCCACCCCAACCGCATGATCGGCGACCCGAGCCTGGCCGATCGCATTACGCATGTCCTGTACGGCCTCTTCGGCTTCGAGGGCCCGGTCGACTACCAGGGCAACACCTCCTGGACCGTCGCCTTCTCACTGGGCGCCCTGGGCTGGATCACCGCGGTGACGACGATCTACCTCGCGTTCCGCCCCGAACACCCCGCCGCCCGCCTCACCGAGGAGGACGAGACACGCCTGCGCGCCCTGCTGGACAAGCACGGCCGCCGCGACTCCCTCGGCCACTTCGCCCTGCGCCGCGACAAGGCCGTCGTCTTCTCCCCCAGCGGCAAGGCCGCCGTCACCTACCGCGTCGTCTCCGGCGTGATGCTGGCCAGCGGCGACCCCATCGGCGACGTCGAGGCCTGGCCCGGCGCGATCGAACGCTTCATGGACGAGGCCAAGGCCCACTCCTGGACCCCGGCCGTCATGGGCTGCTCCGAGACCGGCGGCGAGGTCTGGACCCGCGAGACCGGCCTGGATGCCCTCGAACTGGGCGACGAGGCGGTGGTGGACGTCGCGGATTTCTCCCTCGCCGGCCGCGCGATGCGCAACGTGCGCCAGATGGTCAAGCGCATCGAACGCGCCGGTTACGAGACCCGCGTACGGCGCGTGGGTGACCTCGGCGAAGCCGAACTCGAGCGCGTCCGCCGCGCCGCCGAGGACTGGCGCGGCACCGACACCGAACGCGGCTTCTCCATGGCCCTGGGCCGCATCGGCGACCCGGGCGACGGCGACTGCCTCATCGCCACCGCCCACAAGGCC is a window encoding:
- a CDS encoding alpha/beta hydrolase, with translation MGLTSNKVLLLSVLFALSLFVGTVWLWPRLARRSWRAVSGRVGLLLATQLALFASVGLSANQAFGFYASWADLFGKETDQGVVVDHAADGGPAGPLQVVDTRRVDGGGSGRPQVGGQVQKVAVNGRTTHIATTAYVYLPPEYFDPAYRTRTFPAAVILTGYPGTAEALVNKLHYPSTARELAKDGRMQPMILVMLRPTVAPPRDTECVDIPGGPQTESFFAKDLPDAVTAHYRVGKKPGNWGIIGDSTGGYCALKLAMHHPEVYAAGVGLSAYYKAPIDPTTGDLFHGNKTLRNEADLLWYLKNRPGPNTSLLVTTSKVGESNYKATMKFIALAKGTGKTRISSIVLDSGGHNFNTWRREIPPVLQWISGRLGDR
- a CDS encoding phosphatidylglycerol lysyltransferase domain-containing protein, giving the protein MSGGVPHRSSRVRQIVRGPRPESVPALVGRACALVGLLDVAAGVFPRFRHSRMHTFAEVLPGSFGPFVAALSLSAGVLLLLLAHGLKRGKRRAWRAAVVLLPAGAVAQFVYRHSIVGALISVALLVPLLVHRDQFAALPDPRSRWRALANFVLMGAGSLGLGLVIVSVHPNRMIGDPSLADRITHVLYGLFGFEGPVDYQGNTSWTVAFSLGALGWITAVTTIYLAFRPEHPAARLTEEDETRLRALLDKHGRRDSLGHFALRRDKAVVFSPSGKAAVTYRVVSGVMLASGDPIGDVEAWPGAIERFMDEAKAHSWTPAVMGCSETGGEVWTRETGLDALELGDEAVVDVADFSLAGRAMRNVRQMVKRIERAGYETRVRRVGDLGEAELERVRRAAEDWRGTDTERGFSMALGRIGDPGDGDCLIATAHKADETPGEYGDLKAILHFVPWGPDGASLDLMRRDRSADPGMNELLIVAALQAAPKFDITRVSLNFAMFRSALARGEKIGAGPVLRAWRGLLVFLSRWFQIESLYKFNAKFQPRWEPRFVVYRASGDLPRIGFAAMQAEGFVDLALPLPRFLRRRSSAARACAHTVAERDVRAA